A part of Gemmatimonadota bacterium genomic DNA contains:
- a CDS encoding arylesterase: protein MKRFLVVVLLGLIWTAHAEEDRKTVLFLGDSLTAGYGLDKTQAFPALIQAKIDSLGWAFDVVNGGLSGETSAGGLRRVNWLLRRKIDVLVLALGGNDGLRGIPTTEMQQNLQGIIDRAKEKYPDIQIILMGIEAPPNLGDIYTTAFRAVFPALSEKNRVLLIPFLLEGVGGIPELNLPDRIHPNAAGHRIIAETVWRVLKPVLEKK, encoded by the coding sequence ATGAAGCGTTTTCTTGTCGTTGTTTTACTCGGATTGATATGGACGGCTCATGCTGAAGAGGACCGCAAGACGGTTTTGTTTTTGGGAGATAGCCTGACTGCGGGTTATGGTCTGGATAAAACGCAGGCTTTTCCCGCGCTGATTCAGGCAAAGATCGATTCGCTCGGGTGGGCGTTTGATGTGGTCAATGGTGGTCTGAGTGGCGAAACATCGGCGGGTGGGTTGCGGCGGGTCAACTGGTTGCTGCGGCGAAAAATCGATGTGCTGGTGCTGGCATTGGGGGGCAACGATGGTTTGCGGGGGATTCCCACGACTGAAATGCAGCAAAATTTGCAGGGGATTATAGACCGCGCAAAAGAGAAGTATCCAGATATTCAGATCATACTTATGGGTATTGAAGCACCACCAAATTTGGGAGATATCTATACGACGGCTTTCCGTGCGGTGTTCCCTGCTCTATCTGAAAAGAATCGCGTGCTTTTGATACCCTTTTTATTGGAAGGTGTTGGCGGGATTCCAGAGCTGAATCTGCCAGACCGCATTCATCCCAATGCTGCGGGACATCGGATTATAGCGGAAACCGTGTGGCGCGTGCTTAAACCGGTTCTGGAAAAGAAGTGA
- a CDS encoding sulfatase has protein sequence MQTRRDFLCTTFTSTAAVLAASAFPSSLFAQQKPNVLFIAVDDLNDWIGCLGGHPDSVTPNLDRLASRSTLFTRAYCNAPACNPSRGSLVTGKLPTTTGVYENAHSFRQQDPDAVTLMQHFMGNGYYVAGRGKITRQGRPADVVSYHDYVPQGRDPLPPNPPLNGFSQGRFDWGPIDVSVEEMDDWKVVQWGKEVLNKKHDKPFFLACGLYRPHLPWYVPRKYFDLYPPDEITLPNIDENDLDDVPPIGRSFVTRRDDHKNVTETDNWRRAVAGYLACIRFADDMIGELLDALDNSSYADNTMIVLWGDHGWHLGEKLHWRKFALWEEATRVPLMISAPGMAPGRCDRTVSLVDLYPTFIDVCGLPQRDGLDGVSLKYLMEQPDREWDRPALTTHIRGNHSVRSERWRYIRYSDGTEELYDHENDSLEWTNLAGDAQYKDIIDAHAAWIPKVEAPTAEPLRRQYGLSDGQSLSKPGENPS, from the coding sequence ATGCAAACGCGCCGCGATTTTTTATGTACTACCTTTACGAGTACTGCTGCTGTACTCGCCGCAAGTGCATTTCCCTCATCGCTTTTCGCACAACAAAAACCCAATGTGCTCTTTATTGCTGTGGATGATCTCAATGATTGGATTGGCTGTTTGGGGGGACACCCTGATTCTGTAACGCCAAATTTAGATCGCCTGGCGAGTCGTAGTACCTTATTTACCCGTGCGTATTGCAATGCGCCTGCGTGCAATCCTTCGCGTGGTAGCCTGGTGACTGGCAAATTGCCCACGACAACGGGGGTGTATGAAAATGCCCATTCATTCCGGCAGCAAGATCCGGATGCCGTGACTCTGATGCAGCATTTTATGGGCAATGGATATTATGTTGCGGGTAGAGGTAAGATCACGCGGCAAGGGAGACCTGCTGATGTGGTATCCTATCACGACTATGTTCCCCAGGGACGGGACCCACTGCCTCCCAATCCTCCGCTGAATGGTTTTTCACAAGGCAGGTTCGATTGGGGACCAATAGATGTGTCAGTGGAGGAAATGGACGATTGGAAAGTGGTGCAGTGGGGCAAGGAGGTGCTAAATAAAAAGCATGACAAACCCTTCTTTTTGGCCTGTGGACTCTACCGCCCGCACCTGCCGTGGTACGTGCCCCGAAAGTATTTTGATTTGTATCCTCCGGATGAGATCACATTGCCCAATATAGACGAAAACGATCTCGACGATGTGCCTCCCATCGGGCGATCCTTTGTCACGCGGCGGGATGATCACAAAAATGTGACTGAGACGGACAATTGGCGGAGGGCTGTTGCGGGGTATCTCGCCTGTATTCGATTTGCCGATGATATGATCGGGGAATTATTGGATGCACTCGACAATAGTTCTTATGCCGATAACACGATGATTGTTCTGTGGGGAGATCACGGCTGGCACCTGGGCGAGAAACTCCATTGGCGCAAATTTGCTCTTTGGGAAGAGGCCACGCGCGTGCCTCTTATGATTTCAGCACCGGGTATGGCACCCGGACGATGCGACCGCACGGTCAGTCTGGTCGATCTGTATCCAACATTTATTGACGTTTGCGGCTTGCCTCAAAGAGATGGTCTGGATGGTGTGAGCTTAAAATACCTGATGGAGCAGCCAGACCGAGAATGGGATCGTCCCGCGCTGACCACGCATATTCGAGGGAATCACAGTGTGCGCTCTGAACGCTGGCGATATATTCGCTATTCAGATGGAACAGAAGAACTCTACGATCACGAAAATGACAGCCTCGAATGGACAAATCTCGCAGGAGATGCGCAGTATAAGGACATCATAGATGCACACGCAGCCTGGATACCCAAAGTGGAAGCACCTACCGCAGAACCTCTGCGCCGCCAGTACGGATTGAGCGATGGACAATCCCTCTCAAAACCAGGAGAAAATCCGTCATGA
- a CDS encoding FtsX-like permease family protein, producing MDRITSIKNQTSSPLFNAWTWRMAWRDSRTYRRRLLLFISCILLGVGGLVAIRALGDNLQRVVESEARTLLGADLRVSSQRAFAPAVDSLFNSWGGEQSREVRFASMVFFPKNGGTRLVQVRALQGDFPYYGTFETNPLQASKTFQRTHHALLDDGLLVQFGVQVGDSVRIGNHTFVIGGRITNISGEAMAFATVAPRVYIPLSHLDKTGLIKFGSLASYEAYFKFDGSTRIESIQRELRPYRGDQNLRTETVASRQRRLNRILDNLYIFLSLVAFAALLLGCIGVASAIHVYTRQKITTVAILRCMGAQSNQVLCIYAIQAIALGLIGTGCGSLLGVGIQYLLPGVFAQILPIELDIQFSYWAIIQGTGIGLSLSLLFALLPLLPIRRTSPLHTLRASFENVRSKIDPLQMMTIGGICLIVAGLGILQTSSILIGIGIAIGFGIAFGLLIGASWLIIKTVRRFFPTTWQYVWRQGLANLYRPHNQTVILMLALGLGTFLITTLYIVQHALLAQIAIAGSDNRPNFVLVDVQTDQIEGVSALLRKQSLPVIHHAPIVTMRLKSIKGQEARSYGRIHDVRRWAIQREYRSTYRNHLFDSERLVGGTWIDAERTEEPIPISFERDIARSLRVSLGDTLTFDIQGVPVQTTVQSLREVDWQRIQPNFFIVFPKGVLETAPQFHVLTTRINTTEQSAMLQRTLVQKYPNVSAVDLGLILKTVDDVLSQIAFVVRFMALFSVITGLIVLTAAVTTSRYQRIREAVLLRTLGASQKQIRRILLLEYTFLGALATLTGLILSIGGAWAVTVFIFDIHFALPTAAIVGVFALVTALTIFVGMLNSRGIADRPPLEILRSEV from the coding sequence ATGGATCGAATCACCAGCATTAAAAATCAGACCTCCAGCCCACTCTTCAACGCCTGGACCTGGCGCATGGCCTGGCGCGATAGCCGCACGTATCGCCGCCGACTGTTGCTCTTTATTTCCTGCATATTGCTCGGTGTGGGTGGCCTCGTAGCTATTCGCGCCCTGGGCGATAACCTGCAACGCGTTGTCGAAAGCGAAGCGCGCACACTTTTGGGCGCTGATTTGCGCGTCAGCAGCCAGCGCGCTTTTGCGCCTGCGGTTGACTCCTTATTCAACTCATGGGGTGGGGAGCAATCCAGAGAAGTGCGCTTTGCCTCAATGGTCTTCTTTCCCAAAAACGGCGGAACCCGCCTGGTACAGGTGCGCGCGCTACAAGGCGACTTTCCCTATTACGGCACATTTGAAACCAATCCACTACAAGCGTCGAAGACCTTTCAGCGTACCCATCACGCGCTACTCGACGACGGCTTGCTCGTCCAATTTGGCGTTCAGGTCGGCGATTCCGTGCGAATTGGCAACCACACCTTTGTCATAGGCGGACGCATCACAAACATATCGGGCGAGGCCATGGCCTTTGCCACAGTGGCACCGCGTGTGTACATCCCTTTATCGCATCTCGATAAAACGGGCCTCATCAAATTTGGCAGTCTGGCGTCTTATGAGGCCTATTTTAAGTTTGACGGCAGCACGAGAATCGAATCTATCCAGCGCGAACTTCGCCCCTATCGCGGAGATCAAAATTTGCGTACCGAAACCGTTGCCAGCCGTCAAAGACGCCTCAATCGCATATTGGATAATCTCTATATCTTCCTCAGTCTGGTCGCCTTTGCCGCCCTCTTGCTCGGATGTATCGGCGTTGCCAGTGCCATTCACGTTTATACGCGCCAAAAAATAACAACCGTCGCCATCTTGCGCTGCATGGGCGCGCAATCGAATCAGGTCCTCTGCATTTACGCCATCCAGGCCATCGCACTGGGTCTTATTGGCACGGGATGCGGTTCTCTCCTCGGTGTGGGTATTCAATATCTCTTGCCCGGTGTGTTCGCACAAATCCTCCCCATCGAACTCGATATTCAATTTTCTTATTGGGCGATTATTCAGGGCACAGGCATTGGCCTGAGCCTATCCCTACTCTTCGCCCTGCTCCCCCTATTGCCGATACGTCGAACATCGCCCCTGCACACCTTGCGGGCATCTTTTGAAAATGTGCGATCCAAAATAGATCCTCTGCAAATGATGACCATCGGCGGGATCTGTCTCATTGTCGCGGGATTGGGCATTTTGCAAACCAGCAGTATCCTCATTGGTATTGGCATTGCCATCGGATTTGGCATTGCCTTTGGACTGCTCATAGGCGCATCGTGGCTCATCATCAAAACCGTTCGCCGCTTCTTTCCCACAACCTGGCAATACGTGTGGCGACAGGGTCTGGCCAACCTCTACCGCCCACACAATCAAACCGTAATTCTCATGCTCGCGCTGGGCCTCGGGACCTTTCTCATCACCACGCTCTATATTGTTCAACACGCTCTACTCGCTCAAATTGCTATCGCGGGGAGCGACAACCGCCCCAACTTTGTGCTCGTCGATGTGCAAACCGATCAGATTGAAGGCGTAAGCGCGTTGCTCCGCAAACAGAGCCTACCCGTCATTCACCACGCTCCCATCGTCACCATGCGTCTGAAGAGCATCAAAGGTCAAGAGGCGCGTTCCTACGGCAGAATACACGACGTGCGACGCTGGGCAATACAACGCGAATACCGCTCGACCTATCGCAATCACCTCTTCGATTCAGAACGTCTCGTAGGCGGCACCTGGATCGATGCAGAACGAACAGAAGAACCCATCCCCATCTCTTTTGAGCGCGACATTGCCCGCTCGCTTCGCGTCTCGCTCGGCGATACCCTGACCTTCGACATCCAGGGTGTGCCCGTTCAGACCACAGTACAAAGCCTGCGAGAAGTTGATTGGCAACGCATTCAGCCAAACTTTTTTATCGTCTTTCCCAAAGGCGTACTCGAAACAGCCCCCCAGTTTCACGTCTTGACCACGCGCATCAACACCACGGAACAATCCGCTATGTTGCAACGCACACTGGTTCAGAAATATCCCAATGTCTCGGCTGTTGACCTTGGCCTCATTCTCAAAACCGTTGACGATGTACTCTCGCAAATCGCCTTTGTCGTGCGCTTCATGGCACTTTTTAGTGTGATTACCGGACTCATTGTGCTAACTGCCGCAGTCACCACCAGCCGTTATCAACGCATTCGTGAAGCCGTTTTGCTGCGCACTTTGGGGGCATCTCAAAAACAGATTCGCCGCATACTCTTGCTGGAATATACCTTCCTGGGCGCACTCGCTACCCTGACTGGACTCATACTCTCTATTGGCGGTGCCTGGGCTGTCACCGTCTTTATTTTCGACATTCACTTTGCCCTGCCCACTGCGGCCATTGTCGGCGTCTTTGCCCTCGTCACCGCGCTCACTATCTTTGTCGGCATGCTCAACAGCCGCGGCATAGCCGACCGCCCTCCACTCGAAATTTTGCGAAGCGAAGTGTGA
- a CDS encoding CinA family nicotinamide mononucleotide deamidase-related protein, translating to MQAEIVMIGTELLLGEIVDTNATMFAKALRDIGMDLLYKTTVGDNEDRIAGVLDIALDRSDVILTSGGIGPTVDDMTRQCVARATGRKLVYSKVLENQIASRFRNFGREMADNNKRQAYIPEGAMPLENPMGTAPCFLSEDAQGRGCVISLPGVPRELDYMLHKVVIPILIDRMGGRKITRVRVLRTCAVGESNIDRTIGDLMTGSNPTVGLAAHAGQTDVRVAAKADTEEDADALIAPMEAELRKRLGVAIYGTGKETVAEVVGGLLRENGLTIGVVDTLTDGQVVREFEENGAGDVVIAQGEANMDGQDDPRALTEAMAQEVAPEGGVGLAMVGPYEGGATFMAVYGSDPRARTCIESRRFQDSDHIRRWLVIQGLDLVRRAVLGKLASPAD from the coding sequence ATGCAAGCTGAGATTGTGATGATTGGAACGGAGTTGTTGTTGGGTGAAATTGTAGATACCAATGCCACGATGTTTGCCAAAGCGCTGCGCGATATTGGAATGGATTTGTTGTATAAAACGACTGTGGGAGATAATGAAGATCGGATTGCCGGCGTTTTGGATATTGCGCTGGATCGGTCAGATGTGATTCTGACATCGGGAGGGATTGGTCCTACGGTAGATGATATGACGCGGCAATGCGTGGCGCGTGCAACGGGACGCAAGCTCGTTTACAGTAAGGTATTGGAAAATCAGATTGCGTCGCGGTTTCGCAATTTTGGCCGTGAGATGGCAGATAATAACAAGCGACAGGCGTATATTCCCGAAGGCGCTATGCCATTGGAAAATCCCATGGGCACAGCGCCCTGTTTTTTGAGTGAAGATGCCCAAGGGCGCGGCTGTGTGATTTCGCTTCCGGGTGTGCCGAGAGAATTGGATTATATGTTGCACAAGGTCGTGATTCCGATTTTGATTGATCGCATGGGCGGTCGCAAAATTACCAGGGTGCGCGTGTTGCGAACCTGTGCGGTGGGCGAGAGCAATATTGATCGCACAATTGGAGATTTGATGACGGGAAGCAATCCAACGGTAGGATTGGCGGCACATGCAGGGCAGACGGATGTGCGCGTGGCGGCGAAAGCAGATACAGAGGAGGATGCCGATGCGTTGATTGCGCCGATGGAAGCGGAACTCAGAAAGCGGTTGGGAGTTGCGATTTACGGTACGGGGAAGGAGACAGTAGCCGAGGTCGTGGGCGGTTTGTTGAGGGAAAACGGGCTGACAATTGGGGTGGTAGATACGCTGACAGATGGTCAGGTCGTGCGGGAGTTCGAGGAGAATGGCGCAGGTGATGTGGTGATTGCGCAAGGGGAGGCCAATATGGACGGTCAGGATGATCCTCGCGCTTTGACGGAAGCGATGGCTCAGGAGGTTGCGCCCGAAGGTGGCGTGGGGCTGGCAATGGTTGGTCCTTATGAAGGTGGTGCGACGTTTATGGCTGTTTATGGCTCTGATCCGCGAGCGCGAACATGTATTGAGAGCCGCCGCTTTCAGGATTCAGATCATATCCGCCGATGGTTGGTGATTCAGGGGTTGGATCTGGTGCGCCGGGCGGTGTTGGGCAAGTTGGCTTCGCCAGCAGATTGA
- the purM gene encoding phosphoribosylformylglycinamidine cyclo-ligase, translating into MQNDVSLSYSKSGVNIDETDAVKRDMASNIGRGDSRVLNKLGAFGSLVDGRFEGYDHPILVLKTEEPGSKQKLAFEHGSVTSIAYDLVNHLINDIIVMGADPFYVQDCIVCGKLDPPVVKALVGGIADACEAQGCTLTGGETSVQPGVVEDGVYILSASAIGVVDRDSIIDGSAIEEGDAVLALASNGLHTNGYTLVRALLKNKPELIDRDIQGVSFLDMILRPHQCYYQPLKGLFKEESLKGLAHITGGGIQDNLSRILPETCQAVIDLGLIQVLPIFKTIRAEGLVPEDDMLRTFNMGVGMTLVCAQNSVARINAHLQSAGCHVYPIGRIAKGEEGVVFTGKVRW; encoded by the coding sequence GTGCAAAACGATGTGTCTTTATCTTATTCGAAGAGTGGCGTCAATATCGATGAAACAGATGCTGTTAAAAGAGATATGGCTTCAAATATCGGGCGCGGGGATTCGAGAGTGCTCAATAAATTGGGGGCCTTCGGCAGTCTGGTTGATGGCCGTTTTGAGGGGTATGATCACCCCATTCTCGTGCTGAAAACCGAGGAGCCTGGTTCAAAGCAAAAGTTGGCGTTTGAACACGGAAGCGTCACGTCTATTGCCTATGATCTGGTCAATCATTTGATCAACGATATTATTGTTATGGGTGCTGATCCTTTTTATGTGCAAGATTGTATTGTCTGCGGCAAACTCGATCCCCCTGTAGTCAAAGCACTCGTTGGTGGGATTGCCGATGCTTGTGAGGCACAGGGATGTACTTTGACGGGGGGAGAAACATCTGTTCAGCCAGGGGTTGTCGAAGATGGGGTGTATATTTTAAGTGCTTCGGCTATTGGGGTTGTCGATAGGGACAGTATTATTGATGGTTCTGCGATTGAGGAGGGGGATGCGGTTCTCGCGCTTGCTTCCAATGGGCTTCATACCAATGGCTATACACTTGTCAGGGCGTTGTTGAAGAATAAGCCGGAGTTGATAGATCGGGATATTCAAGGGGTGTCTTTTCTCGATATGATTTTGCGCCCACACCAGTGTTATTATCAACCTCTAAAGGGTCTATTTAAGGAAGAGAGTTTGAAGGGTCTAGCACATATTACAGGTGGCGGTATCCAGGATAATTTATCTCGCATTCTTCCCGAGACCTGTCAGGCTGTGATTGATCTCGGACTAATCCAGGTTCTCCCCATTTTCAAAACGATTCGCGCCGAGGGCCTGGTTCCAGAAGACGATATGCTGCGGACTTTTAATATGGGTGTGGGGATGACGCTTGTGTGCGCCCAGAATTCTGTGGCGAGGATTAACGCACATCTGCAAAGTGCGGGATGCCATGTGTATCCAATCGGGCGCATTGCCAAAGGCGAGGAAGGCGTTGTGTTCACGGGAAAAGTTCGGTGGTGA
- a CDS encoding ABC transporter ATP-binding protein → MSHPNAALAVQNLTRTYTSGGHPLTVLDNVTFTIPKGQTCAIVGPSGSGKTTLLGLCAGLDRPTSGTVTLHSMALDSLDEDQRAAVRNEYVGFVFQSFQLIPTLTAIENVAVPLELRGKNGVFGEAGELLDRVGLGDRLTHYPTQLSGGEQQRVGIARAFINRPRILFADEPTGNLDADTSHTIANLLFDLNREAGTTLILVTHDHDIAARTQRIIHLQGGKVDQDVQD, encoded by the coding sequence TTGAGCCATCCAAACGCAGCACTCGCAGTTCAAAACCTCACCCGCACCTACACGAGCGGAGGGCATCCGCTCACCGTTTTAGACAACGTCACATTTACCATACCCAAAGGCCAAACCTGTGCGATAGTAGGACCCTCGGGCAGTGGAAAAACCACGCTACTTGGTCTGTGTGCTGGCCTTGATCGCCCAACATCGGGCACAGTCACCCTTCACAGCATGGCCCTCGACAGCCTTGACGAAGATCAACGCGCAGCCGTGCGAAATGAATACGTGGGATTTGTCTTTCAGAGCTTTCAACTCATCCCCACCCTCACCGCCATTGAAAATGTCGCGGTTCCCCTCGAACTACGCGGTAAAAACGGTGTGTTTGGCGAAGCGGGAGAATTGCTCGACCGCGTGGGATTGGGCGATCGCTTGACCCATTATCCCACCCAGCTATCGGGTGGCGAACAACAGCGCGTGGGCATTGCACGCGCCTTTATCAACCGACCGCGCATTTTATTTGCCGATGAGCCTACGGGCAACCTCGACGCCGACACCAGCCATACCATTGCCAATCTGCTCTTTGACCTCAACCGCGAAGCGGGCACAACCCTCATCCTCGTCACGCACGATCACGATATCGCCGCACGTACGCAGCGCATCATCCATCTGCAAGGTGGCAAAGTGGATCAGGATGTGCAGGATTAA
- a CDS encoding TauD/TfdA family dioxygenase — translation MDTPYRIIDVKPLSGALGAEIEGVDIASEISEEQFAEIHRAFADFSVILFRNQSLTQEQHIAFARRWGDINVNRFFTGVAENSIIAEVRKEPDQETNIGRNWHTDHSYDTIPALGSILYAREVPEFGGDTMFASMYRAYETLSPGMRKTLENLNALHSSRHVFGAMNGRKPDQSGRIGNPELATQDAVHPLIIRHPITGRKALYANPVFTVQIEGWTKEESQPLLQYLYQHASHPDFTCRIRWERDTLAIWDNRATWHCALNDYQGQRRLMHRITIEGVPLKRCTTATAVH, via the coding sequence ATGGACACACCATATCGCATCATTGACGTAAAGCCCCTATCTGGGGCACTCGGCGCTGAAATTGAAGGCGTTGATATTGCGTCGGAGATCAGTGAGGAACAATTCGCTGAAATTCATCGGGCCTTTGCGGATTTCAGCGTGATTCTCTTTCGCAATCAGTCCCTCACGCAGGAACAACACATCGCATTTGCCCGACGCTGGGGGGATATCAATGTCAACCGGTTTTTTACGGGCGTAGCGGAAAATTCCATCATTGCCGAGGTGCGAAAAGAACCCGATCAGGAAACCAATATTGGGCGCAACTGGCATACCGATCATTCTTACGATACCATTCCCGCACTCGGCTCGATTCTCTATGCACGCGAGGTTCCCGAGTTTGGTGGCGATACGATGTTTGCCAGTATGTACAGAGCGTACGAAACCCTCTCGCCGGGGATGCGGAAGACGCTTGAAAACTTAAACGCTCTACACTCCAGCCGACATGTTTTTGGAGCTATGAACGGCAGAAAGCCCGATCAAAGCGGTCGCATTGGCAATCCCGAACTCGCCACGCAGGATGCTGTTCATCCCCTGATCATAAGGCATCCCATTACAGGTCGCAAAGCACTTTACGCAAATCCCGTGTTTACGGTTCAAATTGAGGGATGGACAAAAGAAGAATCCCAACCTCTGCTTCAGTATTTGTACCAGCACGCTTCCCACCCGGATTTTACATGCCGCATTCGCTGGGAAAGAGATACTCTCGCTATCTGGGATAACCGCGCGACCTGGCATTGCGCTCTCAATGATTACCAGGGACAGCGACGCCTCATGCACCGCATCACGATTGAAGGTGTGCCGTTGAAGCGGTGTACAACTGCGACAGCAGTTCATTAG